One stretch of Enterobacter sp. RHBSTW-00994 DNA includes these proteins:
- a CDS encoding ABC transporter ATP-binding protein — protein sequence MSSDYIVSIDNLTKEFHQYRSPFHNVYSLLKKTPGEGSGKFTAVNNISFGIRKGERVGIVGANGAGKSTILQMIAGTLQPTRGTIEVKGKVAALLELGAGFNPEFTGIENIYLYASLLGIDRNVTQSRIGAICDFAEIGDFIDRPVKTYSSGMFVRLAFSVAINVNPDILIVDEALSVGDYLFQTKCHRAFEQFQEQGGTVLFVSHDLTAVRNTCDRAILIDRGCIVLDGQPDVVVNSYQELMKTKEIQWLKSQVALRSEYRFGLGGGKITDVIISTDETEDISDVSLNQPMNLSIILDLETAFENPVFTMTLRNTSGIDVWGFNSKVIGIDIKPGTGKRKITVHVPNNLSPGSYTVNAGLIDMLGDGQYNEHDHRWGMKLLSVVGKTKTIGFIHMEPVLLKQEDFN from the coding sequence ATGTCGTCTGATTATATCGTCAGTATTGATAATTTAACGAAAGAATTCCATCAATATCGTTCTCCTTTTCATAATGTCTACAGTCTGCTGAAAAAAACACCCGGTGAAGGTTCAGGCAAGTTTACCGCAGTGAACAATATTTCATTCGGTATTCGAAAAGGTGAGCGTGTTGGTATTGTAGGTGCTAATGGCGCGGGGAAATCAACTATTCTCCAGATGATCGCAGGAACATTGCAGCCAACCCGAGGCACTATTGAAGTTAAGGGCAAGGTTGCAGCGTTACTTGAACTGGGCGCAGGCTTTAATCCTGAATTTACAGGCATCGAAAATATTTACTTATACGCCTCGCTGCTCGGCATTGACCGGAACGTGACACAAAGTCGTATTGGTGCTATCTGCGATTTCGCAGAAATAGGTGATTTTATTGATCGTCCTGTTAAAACTTATTCTAGCGGGATGTTTGTGCGTTTGGCTTTTTCTGTCGCAATCAATGTTAACCCCGATATTCTTATTGTCGATGAGGCACTGTCTGTTGGAGATTACTTGTTCCAGACCAAATGCCACAGAGCATTTGAACAGTTTCAGGAGCAAGGAGGCACAGTTCTGTTTGTGTCACATGACCTTACTGCAGTTAGAAACACCTGCGATCGCGCTATTCTCATCGACCGAGGCTGTATTGTTTTAGATGGTCAACCCGATGTTGTGGTGAATTCTTATCAGGAATTGATGAAAACAAAAGAAATCCAGTGGCTCAAAAGCCAAGTGGCACTTCGCTCGGAGTATAGGTTTGGCCTTGGAGGTGGGAAAATCACAGATGTGATTATCTCCACTGACGAAACAGAAGATATCTCGGATGTTTCTCTGAACCAGCCAATGAATCTCTCGATTATTTTGGACCTTGAAACTGCTTTTGAAAATCCAGTCTTCACCATGACTCTGCGTAATACGTCAGGTATAGATGTGTGGGGCTTTAACAGTAAAGTGATTGGTATAGATATAAAACCAGGTACAGGGAAACGAAAAATAACTGTACATGTGCCAAACAATCTTAGCCCAGGTTCGTACACAGTAAATGCTGGCCTTATTGATATGCTTGGAGATGGTCAATATAACGAACACGATCATCGTTGGGGTATGAAATTACTGAGTGTTGTCGGGAAGACAAAAACAATCGGATTCATTCATATGGAGCCAGTGTTGCTTAAACAAGAGGATTTTAATTAA
- a CDS encoding ABC transporter permease, whose protein sequence is MKFSTHNDLVLQIAKRNIYSRYKGSTLGVFWSLLNPLFLLAVYTLVFGFAFKTKWGGGSLASYPVILFSGLIFHFFIIELLMTSSQLISGNANYVKKVVFPLEVLVISNFLAQLFNLMIGAILLLIAVLLSGESLVRAIMAMMLVLPPFIILTLGLSYIFSALGTYIRDVSHVVNLASTMFLFVSPILFPLSVFPEIVKAIVYLNPISLIVIDFRAIAFNIESFSLLSYVIYFVVAIILFVFGRWMFKRLSRGFADVV, encoded by the coding sequence ATGAAATTCAGTACTCACAATGATCTTGTGCTGCAGATTGCCAAGCGTAATATCTATTCAAGATATAAAGGTTCTACACTGGGTGTTTTCTGGAGCTTACTTAATCCCCTATTTCTTCTTGCCGTTTATACACTGGTGTTCGGCTTTGCATTTAAAACAAAATGGGGTGGTGGTTCTCTTGCTAGTTACCCCGTTATTCTTTTTTCTGGACTGATTTTTCATTTCTTCATTATTGAATTGCTAATGACAAGCAGTCAGTTGATTAGCGGTAATGCTAATTACGTAAAAAAGGTTGTATTTCCACTTGAAGTTTTGGTGATTTCTAACTTCCTTGCACAACTCTTCAACTTAATGATTGGCGCTATTCTCCTACTTATTGCCGTACTGCTTTCCGGCGAAAGTTTAGTCCGGGCCATAATGGCAATGATGTTGGTTCTACCACCATTTATTATCCTGACGCTTGGTTTGTCCTATATTTTTAGTGCATTAGGTACGTATATCAGAGATGTTTCACACGTTGTGAATTTAGCATCGACAATGTTTTTATTCGTCAGCCCCATTCTTTTCCCTCTTAGCGTTTTCCCAGAAATAGTTAAAGCGATAGTCTATTTAAACCCTATATCTCTAATTGTAATAGATTTCCGTGCAATTGCATTTAATATAGAGTCGTTTTCATTGCTCAGCTATGTGATTTATTTCGTGGTTGCAATTATATTGTTTGTGTTTGGACGTTGGATGTTTAAAAGATTGAGCAGAGGGTTTGCAGATGTCGTCTGA
- the rfbC gene encoding dTDP-4-dehydrorhamnose 3,5-epimerase, which yields MKIIDTDIAEVKIIEPAVFGDERGFFMETWNQILFEQRVTGIKTTFVQDNHSKSKKGILRGLHFQSENTQGKLVRVGVGAVFDVAVDVRKSSPTCGKWVGVELSAENKRQLWIPEGFAHGFYVLSESAEFIYKCTDYYNPKAEHSIIWNDSDLNIAWPIVEGTQLLLSDKDEKGMSFKKFMAL from the coding sequence ATGAAAATTATTGATACAGATATTGCTGAAGTTAAAATTATTGAACCGGCAGTCTTTGGCGATGAGCGCGGTTTTTTTATGGAAACTTGGAACCAAATCCTATTCGAGCAGCGTGTTACTGGCATAAAAACAACGTTTGTACAGGACAATCACTCAAAATCTAAAAAAGGGATCCTCCGAGGACTACATTTTCAAAGCGAAAATACTCAGGGGAAACTCGTCCGTGTCGGTGTTGGTGCTGTCTTTGATGTTGCTGTTGACGTTCGTAAAAGTTCTCCAACCTGTGGAAAGTGGGTTGGTGTTGAATTGTCAGCTGAAAATAAGCGTCAATTATGGATCCCTGAAGGATTCGCACACGGTTTTTATGTACTGTCTGAAAGTGCGGAATTTATTTATAAATGCACTGATTACTATAATCCTAAAGCGGAGCATTCGATCATTTGGAATGACTCCGATTTGAATATCGCCTGGCCGATTGTTGAAGGAACACAATTGTTATTGTCTGATAAAGACGAGAAGGGCATGTCATTTAAAAAATTCATGGCGCTTTGA